One segment of Streptomyces sp. XD-27 DNA contains the following:
- a CDS encoding MarC family protein has product MFDAAVFGSLFLTLFVIMDPPGITPIFLGLTAGRPLKVQRRMAWQAVAVAFGVITVFGILGQQILDYLHVSVPALMIAGGLLLLLIALDLLTGKTDEPKQTKDVNVALVPLGMPLLAGPGAIVSVILAVQHADGIGGQVSVWGAIAAMHVVLWLTMRYSLLIIRVIKDGGVVLVTRLAGMMLSAIAVQQIINGVTQVIRGG; this is encoded by the coding sequence GTGTTCGATGCCGCCGTTTTCGGATCCCTCTTTCTCACCCTTTTCGTGATCATGGACCCTCCGGGGATCACTCCGATCTTCCTCGGCCTCACCGCGGGCCGGCCGCTGAAGGTGCAGCGCCGGATGGCGTGGCAGGCGGTCGCGGTCGCCTTCGGCGTGATCACCGTGTTCGGCATCCTGGGCCAGCAGATCCTGGACTACCTGCACGTCTCCGTACCGGCGCTGATGATCGCGGGCGGGCTGCTGCTCCTGCTCATCGCGCTGGACCTGCTGACCGGCAAGACCGATGAGCCGAAGCAGACCAAGGACGTCAACGTCGCGCTCGTACCGCTGGGCATGCCGCTGCTGGCGGGGCCCGGCGCCATCGTCTCGGTGATCCTCGCGGTGCAGCACGCGGACGGGATCGGCGGTCAGGTCTCCGTGTGGGGCGCGATCGCCGCGATGCACGTCGTGCTGTGGCTGACCATGCGGTACTCGCTGCTGATCATCCGCGTGATCAAGGACGGCGGCGTGGTGCTGGTGACCCGGCTCGCGGGCATGATGCTGTCGGCGATCGCCGTCCAGCAGATCATCAACGGCGTCACCCAGGTCATCCGCGGCGGCTGA
- a CDS encoding NYN domain-containing protein, with amino-acid sequence MNDVIPSDLSSISAAIERTNELLRRVLAEVATTPSTHAIFVDAGYVYAAAGRLVAGTEDRRAFELDAEGIIEAFIDKARTIFPDSRLLRVYWYDGARRRIHTSEQQRIAELPDVKVRLGNLNANNQQKGVDSLIRGDLESLARHRAIGDAVLLGGDEDLVSAVEAAQGYGARVHLWGIEAIEGRNQAEALLWEVDSQRTFDLDFCKPYVSRRTDLYEPFGDSQPGGGPVPGRDDVRFVGAQVAAQWLAARGRAALAELLPGHPYLPGSVDQELLNEAEALLRLSLRAHADLRRALRDGFWEHLQAQY; translated from the coding sequence ATGAACGACGTCATTCCCTCGGACCTCAGCTCGATCAGCGCGGCGATCGAGCGCACCAACGAGCTCCTGCGCCGGGTGCTCGCCGAGGTCGCGACCACGCCGTCCACCCACGCGATCTTCGTGGACGCCGGGTACGTGTACGCCGCCGCCGGCCGGCTGGTCGCCGGGACGGAGGACCGCAGGGCCTTCGAGCTGGACGCCGAAGGGATCATCGAGGCGTTCATCGACAAGGCGCGGACGATCTTCCCGGACAGCAGGCTGCTGCGCGTGTACTGGTACGACGGGGCCCGCCGCCGGATCCACACCTCCGAGCAGCAGCGCATCGCCGAACTGCCCGACGTCAAGGTGCGGCTGGGCAACCTCAACGCCAACAACCAGCAGAAGGGCGTCGACTCGCTCATCCGCGGCGACCTGGAGTCCCTCGCTCGGCACCGGGCCATCGGCGACGCCGTCCTCCTCGGCGGCGACGAGGACCTGGTCAGCGCCGTCGAGGCGGCGCAGGGCTACGGCGCGCGGGTGCACCTGTGGGGCATCGAGGCGATCGAGGGCCGCAACCAGGCCGAGGCGCTGCTGTGGGAGGTCGACAGCCAGCGCACCTTCGACCTGGACTTCTGCAAGCCGTACGTGTCGCGCCGTACGGACCTCTACGAGCCCTTCGGCGACAGCCAGCCGGGCGGCGGGCCGGTGCCCGGCCGCGACGACGTGCGGTTCGTCGGCGCCCAGGTCGCCGCGCAGTGGCTCGCCGCCCGCGGCCGCGCCGCCCTGGCCGAGCTGCTGCCCGGCCACCCCTACCTGCCGGGCTCGGTCGACCAGGAGCTGCTCAACGAGGCGGAGGCGCTCCTGCGGCTGTCGCTGCGCGCGCACGCCGACCTGCGGCGCGCGCTGCGCGACGGCTTCTGGGAGCACTTGCAGGCGCAGTACTGA